One part of the Salinimonas iocasae genome encodes these proteins:
- a CDS encoding glycoside hydrolase family 2 TIM barrel-domain containing protein → MMERSRMGLLALWGVSVFTLSGCNSDTTGSVQHQSTEQITSPEWDNPEIYNVNTLPDRAYFMPYKSRDKALAGNDKQSAYYKTLSGKWDFHFAENPQKRPTSFFREDFDTSDWDSIPVPANWQLHGYDYPIYVNHGYGFPKNKPHPPEYNPVGSYKRTFTVPASWSDKRVILHFGAVRSAFYVWVNGKKVGYSEDGKLPAEFDVSPYLKTGENSIALEVYRWSDGSYLEDQDMWRVSGIQRDIFLQAVPKTQLWDFHADTRLTNELKDGLLQLGVDLSNVKQQSVSATVKAELYDGKSLVWQQEKNVDIEAGAGSSVSMSHTISNVQPWSAEVPKLYNLVLTMSQSGEEDQIISQGIGFKNVEIKGGQLLVNGEPVIIKGVNRHEHEPENGQAIGRASMLEDIKLMKRFNINTVRASHYPNDPYWYKLCDRYGLYVIDEANVESHGYGFEEEGLGNDPQFKDAILDRISGMVERDKNHPSIISWSLGNEIGPGPTISEAYEMVKAMDDNRIVQYETRADWHKEKMTDVVGWMYADRNEISSKYVGNYPDTPFIWVEYAHTMGNSGGNLKELWDYVYAHPQVQGGSIWDWVDQGLSQTTEDGREYFAYGGDFEPEGTRNANNYLANGLIGADRQPHPVLYEVKKLYQNIAVEQQDAVHYTIFNRNFFKDLSYVTIDWSLLEDGQVLKKGNLPSLNTAPQKSEAISIDALAAFDMKAGREYALDIKFRLKEEQGVLPKQHTVASEQFLLQQNAPDITLKTADKLVVDESADAVNITVDDVTLQFDKETGVLSSYKKADTEFVKQGLIPNFWRAMTDKDFGNKLHETSGQFRHAGDKALLVDSEIEKQQGKVRLVYRYQFPPLASTGSIAYEIGNEGQVAVTYNATMAEGLPEMPRFGLQMHMPEGFDEVRWYGRGPWENYQDRNFAADLGIYKAAVSELYTPYIRPQENGNRSDVRWLEIRNNEGEGLKITGAPHFDFTAHHNTVEDFDYPKDGPNRHTSDIQPRPLTEINIDTRQRGVGGDNSWGAKPYDDYRLLPEKTQAYSLKLLLSPIAAKH, encoded by the coding sequence ATGATGGAACGATCGCGGATGGGGCTTTTGGCCTTGTGGGGCGTAAGCGTATTCACGCTGTCAGGGTGTAATTCAGATACCACTGGCAGTGTGCAGCACCAGTCAACTGAGCAAATAACTTCGCCGGAATGGGATAATCCAGAGATCTACAATGTAAACACACTGCCGGACAGGGCATATTTCATGCCTTATAAATCAAGGGATAAGGCTCTGGCGGGAAATGATAAGCAGTCTGCTTACTATAAAACGCTAAGTGGCAAGTGGGACTTCCACTTTGCCGAAAATCCGCAAAAGCGACCCACATCCTTTTTCAGAGAGGATTTTGACACCTCAGACTGGGATTCAATCCCTGTTCCTGCAAATTGGCAGCTGCATGGATACGACTATCCGATTTACGTCAACCACGGCTACGGCTTTCCTAAAAACAAACCTCATCCACCTGAATATAATCCGGTTGGTTCATATAAGCGGACCTTCACTGTGCCCGCAAGCTGGTCTGACAAACGGGTAATTTTACATTTTGGTGCTGTCCGCTCCGCGTTTTATGTCTGGGTGAACGGAAAAAAAGTGGGTTACAGTGAAGATGGCAAATTACCTGCAGAGTTTGATGTGAGCCCGTATCTGAAAACCGGTGAAAACAGCATAGCGCTGGAAGTCTACCGCTGGAGTGATGGGAGCTACTTAGAAGATCAGGATATGTGGCGTGTTAGTGGTATCCAGCGGGATATATTTTTACAGGCTGTCCCGAAAACCCAGCTTTGGGATTTTCACGCTGATACACGGCTGACCAACGAACTTAAAGATGGATTGCTTCAACTGGGTGTGGATCTGTCTAATGTAAAACAGCAATCGGTATCGGCAACAGTTAAGGCTGAGCTTTACGATGGAAAGTCGCTGGTCTGGCAACAGGAAAAAAATGTGGATATTGAGGCTGGCGCAGGCAGCAGCGTATCCATGTCGCATACCATTAGCAATGTACAGCCCTGGTCAGCCGAAGTGCCTAAGCTGTATAACCTGGTACTGACGATGTCTCAATCCGGCGAAGAAGACCAAATCATCAGTCAGGGTATTGGTTTTAAAAATGTTGAAATCAAAGGTGGTCAGCTATTGGTAAATGGTGAGCCTGTCATTATCAAGGGCGTGAATCGTCATGAGCATGAACCTGAAAACGGACAGGCCATCGGTCGTGCAAGCATGCTCGAAGATATTAAATTGATGAAGCGCTTTAATATAAACACAGTACGGGCATCTCACTATCCGAATGACCCTTACTGGTACAAGCTTTGTGACCGATATGGTTTGTATGTCATTGATGAGGCAAACGTTGAATCCCATGGTTATGGTTTTGAGGAAGAAGGCCTGGGCAATGACCCTCAGTTTAAAGATGCCATCCTTGACCGAATCAGCGGTATGGTTGAGCGGGACAAAAACCATCCGTCTATAATTTCATGGTCTCTGGGCAACGAGATAGGGCCGGGGCCGACGATTTCAGAAGCCTATGAAATGGTTAAAGCGATGGATGATAACCGGATTGTGCAGTACGAAACCCGCGCTGACTGGCACAAAGAAAAAATGACTGATGTCGTGGGGTGGATGTATGCCGATAGGAACGAGATTTCCTCTAAGTACGTTGGCAATTACCCTGATACTCCGTTTATCTGGGTTGAATACGCCCATACCATGGGCAATAGTGGTGGTAACCTGAAAGAGTTATGGGATTATGTCTATGCTCATCCGCAGGTTCAGGGTGGCAGTATATGGGACTGGGTTGATCAGGGACTGTCACAGACCACCGAAGACGGTAGAGAATACTTTGCTTATGGTGGTGACTTTGAACCTGAGGGAACACGTAATGCCAATAACTATCTGGCCAATGGCCTGATTGGTGCGGATCGTCAGCCGCACCCCGTTTTGTATGAGGTGAAAAAGCTTTATCAGAATATCGCTGTTGAGCAACAGGATGCTGTTCACTACACAATTTTCAACCGTAATTTCTTCAAAGACCTGAGCTATGTCACTATCGACTGGTCTTTGCTTGAAGATGGTCAGGTTTTAAAAAAAGGCAATTTGCCTTCACTTAATACTGCGCCTCAGAAATCCGAGGCGATCAGTATTGATGCATTAGCCGCATTCGACATGAAAGCCGGCAGGGAATACGCCCTTGATATCAAATTTCGTCTGAAGGAAGAACAGGGTGTGCTCCCAAAACAGCATACTGTCGCCTCTGAACAATTCCTGCTTCAACAAAATGCGCCTGATATAACGCTAAAAACCGCAGACAAACTGGTCGTTGATGAATCTGCCGATGCAGTAAACATTACGGTAGATGATGTAACCCTGCAGTTTGATAAAGAAACCGGGGTACTTAGTAGTTATAAAAAAGCAGATACGGAATTCGTGAAGCAAGGGTTGATACCAAATTTTTGGCGCGCGATGACAGATAAGGATTTCGGTAACAAACTGCACGAAACCAGTGGTCAATTCCGCCATGCCGGCGACAAAGCTTTGCTAGTTGATAGTGAGATTGAAAAGCAACAGGGGAAAGTCAGGCTGGTGTACCGTTATCAGTTCCCACCCCTGGCAAGCACCGGTAGTATTGCGTACGAGATTGGCAATGAAGGGCAGGTAGCGGTGACGTACAACGCCACCATGGCGGAAGGTCTGCCGGAAATGCCCCGTTTTGGACTACAAATGCACATGCCGGAAGGGTTTGATGAAGTCAGGTGGTATGGTCGTGGGCCGTGGGAAAATTATCAGGATCGCAATTTCGCCGCTGATCTTGGCATTTATAAGGCGGCGGTCAGCGAGCTATATACGCCTTATATCAGGCCTCAGGAAAACGGTAACCGTAGTGACGTACGCTGGTTAGAGATCCGTAATAATGAAGGTGAAGGGCTGAAAATAACAGGCGCTCCACACTTTGATTTTACGGCTCATCATAATACCGTGGAAGATTTTGACTATCCAAAAGACGGTCCGAATCGGCATACTTCAGATATACAACCGCGTCCGCTTACTGAAATTAATATTGATACCCGCCAACGTGGTGTGGGCGGCGATAACAGTTGGGGCGCTAAGCCATACGATGATTATCGCTTGTTGCCGGAAAAAACACAGGCTTATTCGCTTAAGTTACTGTTATCACCCATTGCCGCGAAACACTAA
- a CDS encoding DUF2797 domain-containing protein: MPSLTGNIAKMRVSATPDDNTVRYSLPVGEQFIEMNDLIGSEVEVSHSGLIHCVHCGSKTKKSFNQGYCYRCLITLAQCDSCIIKPEKCHYHEGTCREPEWGEAHCMSDHFVYLANTGNLKVGITRHVKDSISSRWMDQGASQALVMLRVPDRLTSGQVETMFKSHIADKTNWRTMLKGAPDKQDLEAEKQRLLAELQPELDKLRDEKGLQAISETDMAAVEIDYPVTAYPDKIKSINLDKTSSFSGTLQGIKGQYWMLDENRVINMRKYAGYGLTVSY, translated from the coding sequence ATGCCTTCGTTAACCGGAAATATCGCAAAGATGCGCGTTAGCGCCACACCAGATGACAACACCGTCAGGTATTCACTGCCTGTTGGCGAGCAGTTTATAGAAATGAATGACCTGATTGGTAGCGAGGTGGAGGTCAGTCATTCGGGGCTGATTCATTGTGTCCACTGTGGCAGCAAAACTAAAAAAAGCTTTAATCAGGGCTACTGTTACCGCTGCCTGATTACACTGGCGCAATGTGACAGCTGTATTATCAAACCAGAGAAGTGTCATTATCACGAAGGAACCTGCCGTGAGCCTGAATGGGGTGAAGCGCACTGTATGAGTGATCATTTTGTCTATCTGGCAAATACCGGCAACCTTAAGGTAGGTATTACCCGGCATGTAAAAGACAGTATCTCTAGCCGCTGGATGGACCAGGGCGCCAGTCAGGCACTGGTGATGCTGCGCGTGCCCGACCGATTAACCAGCGGTCAGGTTGAAACAATGTTTAAGTCGCATATTGCCGATAAAACAAATTGGCGCACGATGCTAAAGGGCGCACCTGACAAACAGGATCTTGAAGCAGAAAAGCAGCGCCTGCTGGCAGAACTTCAGCCAGAGCTTGATAAGTTGCGGGACGAAAAAGGATTACAGGCCATTTCAGAAACAGATATGGCCGCGGTGGAAATTGACTATCCGGTCACTGCCTATCCGGATAAAATAAAATCGATAAACCTGGATAAAACATCCTCTTTTTCAGGCACCCTGCAAGGAATTAAAGGCCAGTACTGGATGCTGGATGAGAACAGGGTCATTAATATGCGTAAGTATGCAGGCTACGGACTGACTGTGTCATACTAG
- the ansA gene encoding asparaginase, with protein MKKHIYIAYTGGTIGMKPSSQGYVPAAGFLGETLKKMPEFHREEMPHFTLHEYDNLIDSSDMNPSDWQRIADDIAHNYDDYDGFIILHGTDTMAYTASALSFMLEDLGKPVIVTGSQIPLAELRSDGQVNLLNALFIAANYPIAEVGLFFNNRLLRGNRSRKVDADGFNAFDSPNFPPLLEAGINIRLNAGTLATAPPSKLVVSQVVAQPIGLVSLYPGISHEVIKNTLQQPVNALILLSYGVGNAPQHPALLEQLRHARDKQIPVLNCTQCMRGRVNMGGYATGHGLAEAGVLPGSDMTPEAALAKLHYLLSKSLPFEKVTKMLSENLRGELSQ; from the coding sequence ATGAAAAAACACATTTATATTGCCTATACGGGCGGCACGATAGGTATGAAACCATCATCGCAGGGTTACGTCCCGGCGGCAGGCTTTCTTGGCGAAACACTGAAGAAAATGCCGGAGTTTCATCGCGAAGAGATGCCCCATTTTACCCTGCACGAATACGACAATCTGATAGATTCGTCAGATATGAATCCTTCCGACTGGCAACGTATCGCCGATGATATCGCACACAATTACGACGATTATGATGGCTTTATCATTTTGCACGGTACCGACACCATGGCATACACCGCATCCGCGTTAAGTTTTATGCTTGAAGATTTGGGCAAGCCGGTCATTGTCACCGGTTCTCAGATTCCATTGGCAGAACTGCGCTCCGACGGTCAGGTTAATTTACTTAATGCGCTGTTCATTGCAGCAAATTACCCGATTGCTGAAGTCGGATTGTTTTTCAACAACCGGCTGTTGCGGGGTAATCGCAGCAGAAAAGTCGACGCCGATGGCTTTAATGCCTTTGATTCGCCTAACTTCCCTCCTCTTCTTGAAGCGGGGATCAATATCCGGCTGAATGCCGGCACCCTGGCCACCGCCCCACCCTCTAAACTTGTTGTCAGTCAGGTCGTGGCCCAACCGATAGGCCTGGTAAGCTTATACCCGGGGATCTCTCATGAAGTCATCAAAAACACCTTACAGCAGCCTGTCAATGCACTAATTTTATTGAGCTACGGTGTGGGCAACGCGCCCCAGCACCCGGCGCTGCTTGAGCAACTTCGACACGCCCGTGACAAGCAAATCCCGGTTCTCAACTGTACTCAGTGTATGCGCGGCAGGGTAAATATGGGCGGCTATGCCACCGGTCATGGTCTGGCTGAGGCGGGCGTTCTGCCAGGCAGTGATATGACACCGGAAGCAGCGCTTGCTAAGCTTCATTACTTATTATCTAAGTCATTACCTTTTGAAAAAGTCACAAAGATGCTATCTGAAAACCTTCGTGGAGAGTTAAGCCAGTAA
- a CDS encoding SAM-dependent methyltransferase, with protein MGSLVCVGPGMIVGAHLSARCRSHIVNADIIFSSCHPLMEDWLKALNNNFHSLQPLYGENKNRRITYQQMITRMMSAVREGKRVVGVFYGHPGVFAQVPHQAIAQAREEGFTASMEPGISAEDCLYADLGIDPGAYGCQHMETTQFMIYQRVLDTCGYVILWQVALAGDISLSKRMSSSAERKVLVKLLMHFYPPDHSVTLYECPTLITDTFRAETIPLEKLTEAKLSQVTTLVIPPANRLIKNDVVSAELAAISKHTGDKI; from the coding sequence ATGGGCAGTTTGGTTTGTGTAGGCCCGGGTATGATTGTTGGTGCGCATTTATCAGCACGGTGCCGCAGCCATATCGTCAATGCCGATATCATTTTTAGCAGTTGCCATCCACTGATGGAGGACTGGCTTAAAGCACTCAATAATAACTTTCATTCATTGCAGCCGCTTTACGGCGAAAATAAAAACCGCCGGATTACCTATCAGCAAATGATTACGCGAATGATGTCAGCGGTGCGTGAGGGCAAGCGCGTCGTTGGCGTTTTCTACGGCCACCCCGGCGTGTTTGCCCAAGTGCCTCATCAGGCGATTGCACAGGCTCGTGAAGAAGGTTTTACCGCTTCGATGGAGCCCGGAATATCTGCCGAGGATTGCCTTTACGCAGATCTGGGTATCGATCCCGGAGCCTATGGTTGCCAGCATATGGAAACCACGCAGTTTATGATTTATCAGCGGGTGCTGGACACCTGCGGGTATGTCATATTGTGGCAAGTGGCACTGGCGGGCGATATCAGCCTGTCCAAACGTATGAGCAGCAGCGCTGAAAGAAAAGTATTAGTTAAACTGCTGATGCATTTTTACCCACCCGACCATTCTGTTACATTGTATGAATGCCCGACGCTGATTACTGACACCTTTCGGGCTGAAACAATACCACTGGAAAAATTGACAGAGGCTAAACTGTCACAGGTGACGACGCTGGTGATCCCTCCGGCTAACCGCCTAATAAAGAATGACGTTGTAAGCGCTGAATTAGCCGCTATTTCTAAGCACACCGGAGACAAAATATGA
- a CDS encoding GGDEF domain-containing protein, whose product MRIFLLLIFLSIAISAYADTSAMLEEADSLRLADPKKAKQILDDLDRESLSAEEQYTYDYITIYLSTILEQNLGKTVKRYEAFIKRIPDSPTKVRAMTSLLALSAYKGHWRRSFTLVSELTSLMNRIDAYEVEPDAYNGLLLFYNEVEQPDMAISYAQKIFSHPAATSYHQCIALTEQASNLAISEPAEVSEDDFYDAIELCSAVPLTYYVALNYNNLLNFLIDKQAYTEASLIISEATERIEIIDFKYLTASLLLIKAKLKVAADEPELAKQYALQVLEADVDKEYRESLITAYSILANIAAEQQQYQQAYEYEKKHRELSVSLYNQKVSKSLAIQEARFDLQAKESQIDLLDKKNQLLTTESKLVKEQISSMLLVIGLALLLVIMLLFWSYRNRKIQKRLHYLASTDHLTGISNRGNFSEKSKTILQSAGKSESSVALIFIDLDHFKSINDAYGHQVGDWVLIQVVNSLNTIISGRGMQIGRIGGEEFGIILPDTGSIAAKDFAEHCREIIQKIDTFDTGSHFQVTASFGIADTDSAGYNLDNLFSAADLALYQSKKYGRNRVSCYEGDNIDL is encoded by the coding sequence ATGCGTATCTTCCTGCTCCTCATTTTCTTAAGCATAGCGATATCCGCTTATGCTGATACCAGTGCGATGTTAGAAGAGGCTGACTCACTAAGGCTGGCTGACCCGAAAAAAGCAAAACAGATATTAGATGATCTTGACCGAGAGTCATTGAGTGCAGAAGAACAATACACCTATGATTATATCACTATCTATCTCAGCACAATATTGGAGCAGAACCTAGGAAAGACGGTTAAACGCTATGAAGCGTTTATTAAGCGAATACCGGATAGCCCAACAAAGGTGCGGGCGATGACATCATTGTTGGCATTGTCAGCATATAAAGGTCACTGGCGCAGGAGCTTTACGCTGGTATCCGAGCTGACATCGCTGATGAATCGTATTGACGCGTATGAGGTGGAGCCGGATGCCTATAATGGCCTGTTGCTATTTTACAATGAAGTCGAGCAGCCAGACATGGCTATATCTTACGCGCAAAAAATATTCAGTCATCCTGCAGCGACGTCTTATCATCAATGTATAGCGCTAACCGAGCAGGCGTCCAACCTCGCTATCTCAGAGCCAGCTGAAGTATCGGAAGATGATTTTTATGATGCTATTGAGCTTTGTAGCGCGGTTCCTCTGACTTACTACGTCGCGCTTAATTATAACAATTTGCTTAATTTTCTGATTGATAAACAGGCTTACACAGAAGCGTCACTGATTATAAGCGAAGCGACAGAGCGTATTGAAATCATTGACTTTAAATACCTGACAGCCAGCTTGCTACTTATTAAAGCGAAATTAAAAGTCGCCGCTGATGAACCCGAGCTAGCAAAACAGTATGCCCTACAAGTTCTTGAGGCTGATGTAGATAAAGAATACAGGGAGTCATTGATTACCGCTTATTCGATTTTGGCTAACATTGCTGCTGAGCAACAGCAATATCAGCAGGCTTATGAATATGAAAAGAAGCATCGCGAGCTATCAGTTTCTTTATACAACCAGAAAGTGAGCAAATCCCTGGCAATTCAGGAGGCGCGATTTGATTTACAGGCGAAAGAAAGTCAGATCGATCTGTTGGACAAGAAAAATCAGTTGCTTACAACAGAGTCAAAGCTAGTTAAAGAGCAAATCAGCAGTATGCTTCTAGTGATCGGCCTGGCGTTACTGTTGGTTATCATGTTGCTGTTCTGGTCTTATCGCAACAGAAAAATCCAAAAGCGGCTTCATTATCTGGCCAGTACCGACCACCTTACCGGTATCAGTAATCGAGGAAACTTTAGTGAGAAAAGTAAAACAATTCTTCAGTCAGCCGGGAAATCGGAGTCTTCTGTTGCGCTGATATTTATCGATCTTGACCACTTCAAAAGCATCAACGATGCATATGGTCATCAGGTTGGTGACTGGGTATTGATCCAGGTGGTTAATTCACTTAATACCATAATATCGGGCAGAGGAATGCAGATAGGCAGAATTGGCGGTGAAGAGTTTGGCATTATTCTGCCGGACACTGGCAGTATTGCAGCAAAAGATTTTGCTGAACATTGCAGAGAAATAATTCAGAAAATAGATACATTCGATACGGGATCCCATTTTCAGGTAACTGCCAGCTTCGGTATTGCAGACACCGATAGCGCCGGATATAACCTGGATAACCTATTCTCGGCCGCCGACCTGGCTCTTTATCAATCGAAAAAGTACGGGCGAAATCGCGTAAGTTGTTACGAAGGTGACAATATCGATCTATAG